A single Pseudomonas sp. DC1.2 DNA region contains:
- the glgB gene encoding 1,4-alpha-glucan branching protein GlgB: MSFSNKEQGHAKEALLPSARDIDALVRAEHHDPFAILGPHGDGHGGQFIRAYLPDALSVQVLANDCGEVLGSLEAAHAPGLFVGHFDHAQPYVLRTRWAGGEQVAEDPYSFGPLLGDMDLYLFAEGNHRDLSSCLGAQLMTVDGVAGVRFAVWAPNAKRVSVVGNFNVWDGRRHPMRLRHPTGVWELFIPRLQAGETYKYEILGANGILPLKADPMALATTLPPDTASKVASPLSIDWQDHDWMQARGERQAPSAPLSIYELHAGSWQCELDDLGEVARQYNWHELAERLIPYVKELGFTHIELMPIMEHPFGGSWGYQLLSQFAPSARYGAPDDFAAFVNACHQADIGVILDWVPAHFPTDTHGLAQFDGTALYEYANPLEGFHQDWDTLIYNLGRTEVHGYMLASALHWLKHFHIDGLRVDAVASMLYRDYSRKAGEWVPNRHGGRENLEAIDFLRHLNDVVALEAPGALVIAEESTAWPGVSQSTQQGGLGFNYKWNMGWMHDSLHYIQQDPVYRAHHHNELSFGLVYAWSERFILPISHDEVVHGKHSLIDKMPGDRWQKFANLRAYLSFMWAHPGKKLLFMGCEFGQWREWNHDQQLDWYLLQYSEHKGVQKLVGDLNRLYREEPALHDQDDAPQGFQWLIGDDAINSVYAFLRWSKEGRPVLVVANFTPVPRQAYRIGVPLAGRWGEMINSDADTYAGSNYGNGGGAFTEEAPSHGQALSLVLNLPPLAVLILRPQG, encoded by the coding sequence ATGAGTTTCTCGAACAAGGAACAGGGGCACGCTAAAGAGGCGCTGTTGCCCAGTGCGCGGGACATTGATGCCCTGGTCCGGGCCGAACATCACGACCCGTTTGCCATACTCGGCCCCCACGGCGATGGTCATGGCGGGCAATTCATTCGTGCCTATCTGCCGGATGCGCTGAGCGTGCAGGTGTTGGCCAACGATTGCGGGGAAGTGCTGGGCAGCCTTGAAGCCGCTCACGCCCCCGGGCTGTTTGTCGGACACTTCGATCATGCCCAGCCTTACGTGCTGCGCACCCGTTGGGCCGGCGGCGAGCAGGTCGCGGAAGACCCTTACAGCTTCGGCCCATTGCTCGGCGATATGGACTTGTACCTGTTTGCCGAAGGTAATCACCGGGACCTGAGCAGTTGCCTTGGCGCCCAGTTGATGACAGTCGACGGGGTAGCTGGTGTGCGTTTTGCCGTCTGGGCGCCGAACGCCAAACGGGTGTCGGTGGTCGGCAACTTTAACGTCTGGGACGGTCGGCGACACCCGATGCGTCTGCGTCATCCGACGGGGGTCTGGGAGTTGTTTATTCCGCGCTTGCAGGCCGGGGAGACGTACAAGTACGAAATCCTCGGCGCCAACGGGATTCTGCCGCTCAAGGCTGACCCGATGGCTCTGGCAACTACGCTGCCGCCGGACACCGCGTCAAAAGTGGCTTCGCCGCTGAGCATCGACTGGCAGGATCACGACTGGATGCAGGCCCGTGGCGAGCGTCAGGCGCCCAGCGCACCGCTGTCGATTTACGAACTGCATGCCGGTTCATGGCAGTGTGAGCTGGATGATCTGGGGGAAGTGGCCCGTCAGTACAACTGGCATGAATTGGCTGAGCGACTGATTCCTTATGTGAAGGAATTGGGCTTCACCCACATCGAACTGATGCCGATCATGGAACACCCGTTCGGTGGTTCCTGGGGTTATCAGCTACTTTCACAATTCGCCCCGAGCGCTCGTTATGGCGCGCCGGATGATTTTGCGGCGTTCGTCAATGCCTGCCACCAGGCTGACATCGGCGTAATTCTTGACTGGGTGCCGGCGCATTTTCCGACCGACACCCACGGCTTGGCGCAATTCGACGGCACCGCATTGTACGAATACGCCAACCCACTCGAAGGCTTTCACCAAGATTGGGACACGCTGATCTACAACCTGGGCCGCACCGAAGTGCATGGCTACATGCTGGCGTCGGCGCTGCACTGGCTCAAACATTTCCACATCGATGGCCTGCGGGTCGATGCTGTGGCATCGATGCTCTATCGCGACTACTCGCGCAAGGCCGGCGAGTGGGTGCCTAACCGGCACGGTGGTCGCGAGAACCTTGAAGCCATCGACTTTCTGCGCCACCTCAACGACGTGGTGGCGCTGGAGGCGCCCGGTGCATTGGTTATTGCCGAAGAGTCCACCGCGTGGCCGGGTGTCAGCCAGAGCACTCAACAGGGTGGGCTGGGTTTCAACTACAAGTGGAACATGGGTTGGATGCACGATTCGCTGCACTACATCCAGCAAGACCCGGTGTACCGCGCGCATCACCATAACGAGCTGAGTTTCGGCTTGGTGTACGCCTGGTCCGAACGCTTCATCCTGCCCATTTCCCATGATGAAGTGGTACACGGCAAGCATTCGCTGATCGACAAAATGCCCGGTGACCGCTGGCAGAAGTTCGCCAACCTGCGGGCCTACCTGAGTTTCATGTGGGCGCATCCGGGCAAAAAGCTGTTGTTCATGGGCTGTGAATTCGGCCAATGGCGTGAGTGGAACCATGACCAGCAACTGGACTGGTACTTGCTTCAATACTCCGAACACAAAGGTGTGCAAAAACTGGTTGGCGACCTCAATCGACTGTACCGCGAGGAGCCGGCACTGCACGACCAGGACGATGCTCCCCAAGGCTTCCAGTGGCTGATCGGCGATGATGCGATCAACAGCGTCTACGCGTTTCTGCGCTGGAGTAAAGAGGGGAGGCCCGTGCTGGTAGTGGCCAACTTCACGCCAGTGCCGCGTCAGGCCTATCGTATTGGCGTACCGCTTGCCGGCCGCTGGGGCGAGATGATCAACAGTGATGCCGATACTTATGCCGGCTCCAACTACGGCAATGGCGGCGGTGCGTTTACCGAGGAAGCGCCAAGCCACGGTCAGGCACTCTCGCTGGTGTTGAATTTGCCGCCGTTGGCCGTATTGATTCTGCGGCCGCAGGGTTGA
- a CDS encoding PIG-L family deacetylase — MKSFPISDGSLPIQVWNSAQQLDNIPVISTQTLVAPGARAVVIAPHPGDEVVTCGGLLQLLSSLGHPLQLISITDGSASHPGSTQWSEKRLSVFRPQESVEALRRLGLPMHSLKWIRGGFADNALVEHEHQLTQFIARYLRPGDVVFSTWRSDGNDDHEAVGRASAKAALMVGVGFNEVPVWAWHWPVRDQGQIPWHRARKVRLDTWTVARKSHATHAYASQLEGEPAIGLSPLLPRVILERMRLPYEIVFV, encoded by the coding sequence ATGAAATCATTTCCCATCAGTGATGGCAGCCTGCCGATACAGGTATGGAACAGCGCCCAGCAACTGGACAATATCCCCGTCATCAGTACGCAAACCCTGGTAGCCCCCGGCGCCAGGGCTGTGGTGATCGCGCCCCACCCCGGCGATGAAGTGGTGACCTGCGGCGGTTTGCTACAGTTACTGAGCTCGCTGGGGCATCCGCTGCAATTGATCTCGATTACCGACGGCAGCGCCAGCCACCCCGGCTCCACGCAGTGGTCGGAGAAGCGCTTGAGCGTGTTTCGCCCCCAGGAGAGTGTCGAAGCGTTACGCCGGCTTGGTTTACCGATGCACAGCCTGAAGTGGATTCGTGGCGGTTTCGCCGACAACGCGCTGGTTGAGCACGAGCATCAATTGACCCAGTTCATTGCACGTTACCTGCGGCCCGGCGACGTGGTGTTCAGCACCTGGCGCAGCGACGGCAATGACGACCATGAAGCGGTGGGCAGAGCCAGCGCCAAGGCGGCCTTGATGGTCGGTGTGGGGTTTAACGAAGTGCCGGTCTGGGCCTGGCATTGGCCGGTTCGGGACCAAGGGCAAATCCCTTGGCACCGAGCACGCAAGGTGCGCCTTGACACCTGGACCGTCGCTCGTAAAAGCCACGCCACCCATGCTTATGCCAGTCAACTTGAGGGCGAGCCGGCGATTGGCCTCTCGCCCCTGCTGCCGCGAGTGATTCTTGAGCGAATGCGCTTACCTTATGAAATCGTCTTTGTCTGA
- a CDS encoding PIG-L deacetylase family protein, which translates to MKTNPIVGQGTSLHLWQTSRHLAQLPAIDILELVPEGARAVIIAPHPDDEVLGCGGFLQLLAAAGRALQLISVTDGSASHPGSGRWSAERLSIVRPQESAEALRRLGLPLHSLRWLRGGFADSQVAAREAELCSFLARHLRPDDVVFTTWREDGHCDHEAVGRASADAAQQVGATLHELPVWTWHWAAPEDSFVPWHRARKILLAPPLVARKRHAIHAFASQLEGDPQSGVPPVLAPYVLDRLLQPFEVVFV; encoded by the coding sequence ATGAAAACCAACCCCATTGTCGGCCAAGGCACGTCGCTGCACCTGTGGCAAACCTCACGCCATCTGGCGCAATTGCCGGCGATCGACATCCTGGAGCTGGTCCCGGAGGGCGCTCGGGCGGTGATCATCGCCCCGCACCCAGACGATGAAGTGCTCGGTTGCGGCGGTTTTCTGCAACTGCTGGCGGCTGCGGGTCGAGCGCTGCAACTGATCTCAGTCACCGATGGCAGCGCCAGCCACCCCGGCTCCGGACGCTGGTCAGCCGAGCGCCTGAGCATCGTCCGCCCTCAGGAATCCGCCGAGGCTTTGCGCCGGCTCGGCTTGCCGCTGCACAGCCTGAGATGGCTGCGAGGCGGTTTCGCCGACAGCCAGGTCGCGGCCAGGGAAGCTGAATTGTGTTCGTTCCTCGCACGCCATCTGCGTCCTGACGATGTGGTGTTCACCACCTGGCGCGAAGACGGCCATTGCGATCATGAGGCCGTGGGCCGTGCCAGCGCCGATGCCGCACAACAGGTCGGCGCCACCCTGCATGAGTTACCCGTGTGGACTTGGCATTGGGCCGCCCCCGAAGACAGCTTCGTGCCGTGGCACCGCGCACGCAAAATTCTCTTGGCGCCACCGTTGGTCGCACGCAAGCGTCATGCAATTCACGCCTTCGCCAGTCAGCTGGAAGGCGACCCGCAGAGTGGCGTGCCGCCGGTACTGGCGCCCTATGTCCTGGATCGTCTGCTGCAACCCTTCGAAGTGGTGTTTGTATGA
- a CDS encoding glycosyltransferase: MIGIVIPAHNEEALLDDCLRAALCAAQHEQLEGETVEVLVVLDSCTDRSSQIVNRYPVHSLTIDARNVGQARAAGARFLLDRGARWISCSDADSRVASDWLVAQLALGADAVCGTVTVEAWHETFDESAQIRYHQSYQAREGHRHIHGANLGISAEAYQRAGGFEPLACDEDVQLVRQLERCGANIAWSHRPQVHTSARLDSRARGGFGDYLRGLTQ; this comes from the coding sequence ATGATTGGAATTGTGATCCCCGCGCACAACGAAGAGGCCTTGCTGGACGACTGCCTGCGAGCCGCTCTGTGCGCCGCGCAACACGAACAGCTGGAGGGCGAAACCGTCGAGGTGCTGGTCGTACTCGACAGTTGCACCGATCGCTCCTCGCAGATCGTCAACCGTTACCCGGTGCATAGCTTGACGATCGACGCGCGCAATGTCGGTCAGGCCCGAGCCGCCGGTGCGCGGTTTCTGCTGGATCGCGGCGCACGCTGGATTTCCTGCTCCGACGCCGACAGCCGGGTTGCCAGTGACTGGCTGGTGGCGCAGTTGGCCTTGGGCGCCGACGCGGTATGCGGCACCGTCACCGTCGAGGCGTGGCACGAGACGTTCGACGAGTCAGCGCAGATCCGCTACCACCAAAGCTACCAGGCCCGTGAGGGCCACCGGCATATTCACGGCGCCAATCTGGGCATCAGCGCCGAGGCCTACCAACGTGCGGGCGGGTTTGAACCGTTAGCGTGCGATGAGGATGTGCAACTGGTGCGCCAGCTTGAACGCTGCGGCGCAAATATCGCGTGGAGTCACCGCCCGCAAGTACACACCAGTGCCCGACTGGACAGCCGGGCCCGAGGCGGCTTCGGTGACTATCTGCGCGGATTGACACAGTAG
- a CDS encoding SAM-dependent methyltransferase, giving the protein MSVEDRYFDGLFSGNDDPWAFRQRWYEQRKRAVTLAALPRRRYRAIFEPGCANGELSAELATRSDRLLCCDTATAAVDLARTRLSMFDHAEVRQGRLPADWPDETFDLIVLSEIGYYLDADDLKRLIEQAAHSLTADGQLLACHWRPPIDGCPLNARQVHDLLHEHLHIPRLVLHQEADFVLELWSREPRSVAAMEGLR; this is encoded by the coding sequence ATGAGTGTGGAGGATCGCTATTTCGACGGATTGTTCAGCGGCAACGACGACCCGTGGGCCTTCCGCCAACGCTGGTACGAACAGCGTAAGCGCGCCGTCACGCTCGCCGCCCTGCCCCGTCGCCGCTATCGCGCTATTTTCGAACCTGGCTGCGCCAACGGCGAATTGAGCGCTGAACTGGCCACCCGCAGCGATCGTCTGCTGTGTTGCGACACCGCCACCGCCGCGGTGGACCTGGCCCGCACTCGATTGAGCATGTTCGATCACGCCGAAGTACGCCAGGGACGCCTACCGGCCGATTGGCCCGATGAAACATTCGACCTGATCGTGCTCAGTGAAATCGGCTACTACCTGGACGCCGACGATCTCAAGCGCCTGATTGAACAGGCGGCACACTCGCTCACCGCCGACGGCCAACTGTTGGCCTGCCACTGGCGCCCGCCCATCGACGGCTGTCCGTTGAACGCACGCCAGGTGCATGACTTGCTCCACGAACACCTGCACATACCGCGCTTGGTGCTTCATCAGGAGGCGGATTTCGTGTTGGAACTCTGGAGCCGAGAACCCCGCTCCGTGGCAGCTATGGAGGGCCTGAGATGA
- the treS gene encoding maltose alpha-D-glucosyltransferase, giving the protein MAKKPTAATFIKDPLWYKDAVIYQVHVKSFFDSNDDGIGDFPGLIAKLDYIADLGVNTIWLLPFYPSPRRDDGYDIAEYRGVHADYGTLADAKRFIAEAHKRGLRVITELVINHTSDQHAWFQRARNAKKGSAARDFYVWSDDDQKYDGTRIIFLDTEKSNWTWDPVAGQYFWHRFYSHQPDLNFDNPQVMEAVLSVMRYWLDMGIDGLRLDAIPYLIERDGTNNENLPETHDVLKQIRAEIDANYPDRMLLAEANQWPEDTQLYFGDTDANGLNGDECHMAFHFPLMPRMYMALAQEDRFPITDILRQTPEIPANCQWAIFLRNHDELTLEMVTDKERDYLWNYYAADRRARINLGIRRRLAPLMERDRRRVELLNSLLLSMPGTPTLYYGDEIGMGDNIYLGDRDGVRTPMQWSIDRNGGFSRADPASLVLPPIMDPQYGYLSVNVETQAGDPHSLLNWTRRMLAVRKQSKAFGRGTLKMLSPSNRRILAYTREFTGADGKHETILCVANVSRSAQAAELDLSAYAGMVPVEMLGGNAFPPIGQLNFLLTLAPYGFYWFVLAAENQMPSWHVEPAQSLPDFTTLVLKKRMEELLESPSRDSLEQGILPSWLQNRRWFAGKDAAIDSVKIAYGARFGDPQHPVLLSEIDVASGGQTNRYQLPFGFISEDQVGAALPQQLALSRVRRVRQVGLITDAFSLETFVRAVLHGMQSSTVLASSEGEIRFEPTQELSRLGLNAESEVRYLSAEQSNSSVVIGSSLVLKLIRKVASGVHPELEMSAYLTQAGFANISPLLGSVIRRDAQGEDNLLMIAQGYLSNQGDAWEWTQNNLERALRDELAGAISEQGQHYNALGELKDFAGMLGQRLGEMHQVLAAPTDNPDFAPQVTTQKEALASAKDVAAQLEHALKLLKQHQDELNPADKALVSHLLDNRKALLGHVQDLGKKAVGGLRIRVHGDLHLGQVLVIKGDAYLIDFEGEPARRLSERRGKHSPYKDVSGVLRSFDYAAAMAINVNNVDHTGDTQAARQRVADRYLSEARQAFIDAYRLAAASLAHAWQDPEGEDAAMALFGLEKAAYEVAYEAENRPAWLPVPLHGLFGLLSGLKPFSDLGGE; this is encoded by the coding sequence ATGGCGAAGAAACCCACAGCAGCGACTTTCATCAAAGACCCGCTCTGGTACAAAGATGCGGTGATTTACCAAGTTCACGTTAAGTCCTTTTTCGACTCCAACGATGACGGTATCGGCGACTTTCCGGGCCTGATTGCCAAACTCGATTACATCGCCGATCTCGGCGTCAACACCATCTGGCTGTTGCCGTTCTATCCCTCTCCACGTCGCGATGACGGTTATGACATCGCCGAATACCGCGGCGTGCATGCCGACTACGGCACCCTGGCCGATGCCAAACGTTTCATTGCCGAGGCTCACAAGCGAGGGCTGCGGGTCATCACCGAGCTGGTCATCAACCACACCTCGGACCAACACGCGTGGTTCCAGCGCGCGCGCAACGCCAAGAAAGGTTCTGCGGCCCGCGACTTCTATGTCTGGTCCGATGACGATCAGAAATACGACGGCACCCGCATCATTTTCCTCGACACCGAAAAGTCCAACTGGACGTGGGACCCGGTGGCTGGCCAGTATTTCTGGCACCGTTTCTATTCCCACCAGCCGGACCTGAACTTCGACAACCCGCAGGTTATGGAAGCGGTGCTGTCGGTGATGCGTTACTGGCTCGACATGGGCATCGACGGCCTGCGCCTGGATGCGATTCCGTACTTGATCGAACGCGACGGCACCAACAACGAAAACCTGCCCGAGACCCACGACGTCCTCAAACAGATTCGCGCCGAAATCGATGCCAATTACCCGGACCGCATGCTGCTGGCCGAGGCCAACCAATGGCCGGAAGACACGCAGTTGTACTTCGGTGATACCGACGCCAACGGCCTGAACGGCGACGAGTGTCATATGGCGTTTCACTTCCCGTTGATGCCGCGCATGTACATGGCGCTGGCCCAGGAAGACCGCTTTCCGATTACCGACATCCTGCGTCAGACCCCTGAAATCCCGGCTAACTGCCAGTGGGCGATCTTCCTGCGCAACCACGATGAATTGACCCTGGAGATGGTGACCGACAAGGAGCGTGATTACCTATGGAATTACTACGCCGCTGACCGTCGGGCACGGATCAACTTGGGTATTCGCCGTCGCCTGGCGCCGTTGATGGAGCGCGACCGCCGCCGTGTCGAACTGCTCAACAGCCTGCTGCTGTCGATGCCTGGAACGCCGACGCTGTATTACGGTGATGAAATCGGCATGGGTGACAACATCTACCTGGGCGACCGTGACGGCGTGCGCACGCCGATGCAATGGTCTATCGACCGCAATGGTGGTTTTTCTCGCGCCGACCCGGCCAGCCTGGTGTTGCCGCCGATCATGGACCCGCAGTACGGCTATTTGTCGGTTAACGTCGAAACCCAGGCCGGCGATCCGCACTCGCTGCTGAACTGGACCCGGCGCATGCTCGCGGTGCGCAAGCAATCGAAAGCCTTCGGGCGCGGTACGTTGAAAATGCTTTCGCCGAGCAACCGGCGGATTCTGGCCTACACCCGCGAATTCACCGGCGCTGATGGCAAACACGAAACCATTCTGTGCGTGGCCAACGTGTCGCGCAGCGCGCAAGCCGCAGAACTTGATTTGTCGGCATACGCCGGAATGGTCCCGGTGGAAATGCTCGGCGGCAACGCGTTCCCGCCGATCGGCCAGCTGAATTTTTTGCTGACCCTGGCGCCCTACGGCTTTTATTGGTTTGTGCTGGCCGCGGAAAACCAGATGCCGAGCTGGCATGTGGAGCCCGCGCAAAGCCTGCCGGATTTCACCACCCTGGTGCTGAAAAAACGCATGGAAGAACTGCTCGAATCGCCGTCGCGCGACAGTCTGGAGCAGGGTATTTTGCCGAGTTGGCTGCAAAATCGCCGCTGGTTTGCGGGCAAGGATGCCGCTATCGACAGCGTTAAAATCGCCTACGGTGCGCGCTTTGGCGATCCACAACATCCCGTGCTGTTGAGCGAAATCGATGTTGCCAGCGGCGGTCAGACCAATCGCTATCAACTGCCGTTCGGCTTCATCTCCGAAGATCAAGTCGGCGCGGCGTTGCCGCAGCAACTGGCGTTGTCTCGTGTTCGACGCGTGCGGCAGGTGGGTTTGATCACCGATGCGTTCAGCCTTGAGACGTTTGTCAGGGCGGTGCTGCACGGCATGCAATCGAGTACCGTGCTGGCCTCCAGCGAAGGTGAGATCCGCTTCGAGCCTACGCAGGAGCTGAGCCGACTTGGCCTCAACGCGGAGTCCGAGGTGCGTTACCTGTCTGCCGAGCAGTCCAACAGTTCGGTGGTGATCGGCAGTAGCCTGGTGCTGAAGCTGATTCGCAAAGTCGCATCGGGCGTCCACCCGGAACTGGAAATGAGCGCGTACCTGACTCAGGCCGGTTTCGCCAATATCTCACCGCTGCTGGGGTCGGTGATTCGCCGTGATGCCCAAGGCGAAGACAACTTGCTGATGATCGCCCAAGGCTACTTGAGCAATCAGGGCGATGCTTGGGAGTGGACGCAGAATAACCTTGAGCGCGCGTTGCGCGACGAGCTGGCGGGCGCGATCTCCGAGCAGGGACAACATTACAACGCGCTCGGCGAGCTGAAAGATTTCGCAGGCATGCTCGGCCAGCGTCTGGGTGAGATGCATCAGGTTCTGGCCGCACCCACCGACAATCCAGACTTCGCGCCACAGGTCACCACGCAAAAAGAAGCCTTGGCCTCGGCCAAGGACGTGGCCGCGCAATTGGAGCATGCGTTGAAGCTGCTCAAGCAGCATCAAGATGAATTGAACCCGGCGGACAAGGCTTTGGTTAGCCACTTGCTGGACAACAGAAAAGCCCTCCTCGGCCATGTTCAAGACTTGGGCAAAAAAGCGGTCGGTGGTTTGCGCATCCGTGTCCATGGTGATTTGCACTTGGGTCAAGTCCTGGTGATCAAGGGCGATGCGTACTTGATCGATTTCGAAGGCGAGCCGGCGCGGCGCTTGAGCGAGCGCCGGGGCAAGCACAGCCCTTACAAAGATGTCAGCGGCGTGCTGCGCTCTTTCGATTACGCGGCAGCAATGGCGATCAACGTCAACAACGTCGATCACACCGGGGACACCCAGGCCGCTCGTCAACGGGTGGCGGATCGTTACCTAAGTGAGGCGCGTCAAGCATTTATCGACGCCTATCGGCTGGCGGCAGCTAGTCTTGCTCATGCATGGCAAGATCCTGAAGGCGAGGACGCCGCGATGGCGTTGTTCGGTCTGGAGAAGGCGGCCTATGAAGTGGCCTATGAGGCTGAAAATCGTCCCGCTTGGCTACCCGTGCCGTTGCACGGTTTGTTTGGATTATTAAGTGGGCTTAAACCCTTTTCCGATCTTGGTGGAGAGTAG
- a CDS encoding alpha-1,4-glucan--maltose-1-phosphate maltosyltransferase: protein MTAEKPTELSYNPSMPLSQALLLPRIVIENTTPTVEGGQFAVKAIVGRDVEVTSTVFADGHDQLAVYIRWRGEGQDIWQRERMTDVGNNGWQGRFRVEQQGRCLFCIEAWIDQFASFRYELEKKHNAAVPVSLELQEGRTMVQQAAERSDGPLSEALAALHHELSGLLETEQVALFMHQRSADLMAQADHRAYLSLSPEYPLDVERVLAEFASWYELFPRSVTDDAARHGTFNDVHARLPMIQDMGFDVLYFPPIHPIGRRHRKGPNNALTAGPDDPGSPYAIGSEEGGHEAIHSQLGTRDDFRRLVAAAADHGLEIALDFAIQCSQDHPWLEQHPGWFNWRPDGTIKYAENPPKKYQDIVNVDFYAADAIPSLWVELRDIVLGWVEEGVKIFRVDNPHTKPLPFWQWLIADVRAQYPEVMFLAEAFTTPAMMARLGKVGYSQSYTYFTWRNSKAELASYFSELNESPWRECFRPNFFVNTPDINPPFLHESGRAGFLIRAALATMGSGLWGMYSGFELCEAAAVPGKEEYLDSEKYQIRPRDFNAPGNIIAEIAQLNRIRRQNPALHTHLGLKLYNAWNDNILYFGKRSADGSNFILVAVSLDPHNVQEANFELPLWEMGLSDDASTQGEDLMSGHRWTWYGKYQFMRIDPAHQPFGIWRITIS from the coding sequence ATGACGGCTGAAAAACCCACAGAACTCAGTTACAACCCCTCTATGCCGTTGTCGCAGGCCCTGTTGCTGCCGCGCATCGTCATCGAAAACACCACGCCTACCGTTGAGGGTGGGCAGTTTGCTGTCAAGGCCATCGTTGGCCGAGACGTCGAGGTGACTAGCACCGTGTTTGCCGACGGCCACGATCAGTTGGCGGTTTACATTCGTTGGCGTGGAGAGGGCCAAGACATCTGGCAACGCGAGCGCATGACCGATGTCGGTAACAACGGCTGGCAGGGGCGCTTTCGTGTCGAGCAGCAGGGACGTTGCCTGTTTTGTATCGAAGCCTGGATCGATCAGTTCGCCAGCTTTCGTTATGAATTGGAAAAAAAGCACAACGCGGCCGTGCCCGTCAGCCTTGAGCTGCAAGAAGGCCGCACGATGGTGCAACAGGCTGCCGAGCGCAGTGACGGGCCGCTGAGCGAAGCCCTGGCGGCGTTGCACCATGAGTTGTCGGGGCTGCTCGAAACCGAGCAGGTGGCGTTGTTTATGCACCAGCGTAGCGCCGACTTGATGGCCCAGGCCGATCACCGTGCCTATCTGAGTTTGAGCCCGGAATACCCGCTGGACGTTGAACGAGTGTTGGCCGAATTTGCCAGTTGGTATGAGCTGTTTCCACGCTCGGTCACTGATGACGCAGCGCGGCACGGTACGTTTAACGACGTGCACGCGCGGCTGCCGATGATCCAGGACATGGGCTTTGACGTGCTGTACTTCCCGCCCATCCATCCGATCGGTCGTCGCCACCGTAAAGGGCCGAACAACGCCCTGACGGCAGGCCCCGATGACCCCGGCAGCCCCTACGCGATCGGCAGTGAAGAGGGCGGGCACGAGGCGATTCACTCGCAACTCGGCACCCGCGATGACTTCCGTCGGCTGGTCGCGGCGGCGGCTGATCATGGTCTTGAAATCGCGCTCGACTTCGCGATCCAGTGTTCTCAGGACCATCCATGGCTTGAGCAGCATCCGGGCTGGTTCAATTGGCGGCCCGACGGCACGATCAAATATGCCGAGAACCCGCCGAAAAAATACCAGGACATCGTCAACGTCGATTTCTATGCCGCCGATGCGATCCCGAGCCTTTGGGTCGAGTTACGCGACATCGTGTTGGGTTGGGTCGAGGAGGGCGTGAAGATTTTCCGGGTCGACAATCCGCACACTAAACCCCTGCCGTTCTGGCAGTGGTTGATTGCTGATGTGCGAGCGCAGTACCCCGAGGTCATGTTTCTGGCGGAGGCTTTTACGACGCCGGCGATGATGGCGCGTCTGGGGAAAGTTGGCTATTCCCAGAGCTACACGTACTTCACGTGGCGTAACAGCAAGGCGGAACTGGCGAGCTATTTCAGTGAACTCAATGAATCGCCGTGGCGCGAGTGCTTCCGGCCGAACTTCTTCGTCAATACCCCGGACATCAACCCGCCGTTTCTGCATGAATCCGGGCGTGCGGGGTTTCTCATCCGCGCCGCGCTGGCGACCATGGGCTCGGGCCTGTGGGGCATGTACTCGGGTTTTGAGCTGTGTGAAGCCGCGGCGGTGCCGGGCAAGGAAGAGTATCTCGACTCGGAGAAGTACCAGATACGTCCACGGGACTTCAACGCGCCGGGCAACATCATTGCCGAGATCGCTCAGCTCAATCGAATTCGACGGCAGAACCCGGCGCTGCATACGCACCTGGGGCTCAAGCTCTACAACGCGTGGAACGACAACATTCTGTATTTCGGTAAGCGCAGCGCCGATGGCAGCAATTTCATTCTGGTCGCGGTCAGCCTCGACCCGCACAACGTGCAGGAAGCGAATTTCGAATTGCCGCTATGGGAAATGGGCTTGTCCGACGACGCCAGCACTCAAGGTGAAGACTTGATGAGTGGCCATCGCTGGACGTGGTACGGCAAGTACCAGTTCATGCGGATTGACCCGGCCCATCAGCCCTTCGGGATTTGGCGAATCACTATTTCTTGA